Proteins from one Niallia circulans genomic window:
- a CDS encoding phosphatidate cytidylyltransferase: MKQRTITGVLAAAVFILFILLGDVPLVLFTFLIGAIALYELLKMRKLHLWSFSGMLSLLVTWIFILPDEYIGFLADWNLSKTEIGLLAILLYLSYMVASKNKFTFDDVSFSVLSVLYIGVGFHFFVQISNNDLTILVYSLFIIWATDSGAYFIGRAFGKRKLWPEISPNKTVEGFVGGIVCAVVVAVLFYVFGYIEWSIIPLITIILSIFGQIGDLAESALKRHYGVKDSGRILPGHGGILDRFDSLLFVWPLLYFILDMLGKL; encoded by the coding sequence ATGAAACAGAGAACTATAACAGGAGTACTTGCAGCAGCTGTGTTTATCCTGTTTATCTTGCTTGGTGATGTGCCGTTAGTGCTGTTCACATTTTTAATTGGCGCCATAGCTTTATATGAGTTGCTGAAAATGAGAAAACTGCACTTATGGTCATTTAGCGGCATGCTTTCCTTGCTTGTAACATGGATATTTATTCTTCCAGATGAGTACATCGGTTTTCTCGCTGATTGGAACTTGTCAAAAACAGAAATTGGATTGCTTGCAATCCTCCTTTATTTAAGCTATATGGTCGCATCAAAAAACAAGTTCACATTTGACGACGTCAGCTTTTCTGTCCTTTCCGTTCTTTATATCGGCGTGGGCTTTCATTTCTTTGTACAGATTAGCAATAATGACCTGACAATTCTTGTATACTCCTTGTTTATTATTTGGGCAACAGATTCAGGTGCCTATTTCATTGGACGAGCTTTCGGCAAAAGAAAGTTGTGGCCGGAAATCAGTCCAAATAAAACAGTAGAAGGTTTTGTTGGGGGCATTGTATGTGCTGTAGTCGTTGCGGTTCTATTTTATGTGTTCGGCTACATAGAATGGTCTATAATACCTTTAATCACAATTATCTTGTCTATTTTTGGACAAATTGGTGATCTGGCAGAGTCTGCATTGAAGCGCCATTATGGTGTGAAAGATTCTGGGAGAATCCTGCCTGGGCATGGCGGTATTTTAGATCGTTTCGACAGCTTATTGTTTGTATGGCCACTGCTTTATTTTATTTTAGACATGCTAGGTAAGCTATAA